In Fibrobacter sp. UWR2, the following are encoded in one genomic region:
- a CDS encoding lipopolysaccharide biosynthesis protein: MPTKRTIITSLFWKYCERLGTQLTQFVVSIVLARILAPDDFGVVALALIFIAIANIFVQSGLNTALIQKKDADDLDFTSVFWASLGVSFIAYAIFFFAAPLIAYFYEKEILVPVTRVLALTIPIGVLNSIQNAYVSRHMMFRSLFYRSLGAMIPSGIAGIVAALYGAGIWAIVIQQLSISVLNIVILWVIVPWHPSFNFSGTRLKSLFSFGWKLLCSSLLDACYSNLRGLIIGKVFTPADLAYYNRGDHFPNLVVNNINNSIQSVMLPSLSAYQDDRPMMKKLMRRSIVTTSFLILPMMAGLAILAKPLILFLLGEKWLPCVPFVQVYCFIYAFRPIHTSNLSAINAMGRSDIFLKLEIIKEFVGIGILLGSLFLFKTPIGIAYGAAFGTLISAFINAHPNKKLMQYGYLEQLRDILPSFLLSIFMAGCLYLFSLLDIPLYFSAILQILLGIVIYIGTAKILHFECLDYLVNTIKGFRHGR, encoded by the coding sequence TTGCCCACTAAACGAACTATAATCACATCGCTTTTTTGGAAATACTGCGAACGACTGGGGACTCAGCTCACCCAGTTCGTTGTATCCATAGTCCTCGCAAGGATACTCGCGCCTGATGACTTCGGTGTTGTGGCGTTAGCCCTAATATTCATCGCCATCGCAAACATCTTTGTCCAGAGCGGCCTGAATACCGCCCTTATCCAGAAAAAAGATGCCGACGATTTGGACTTTACTAGCGTATTTTGGGCAAGTCTCGGCGTTTCATTCATCGCATACGCAATATTCTTTTTTGCAGCCCCCCTCATTGCCTATTTTTACGAAAAAGAAATCCTCGTCCCGGTGACAAGGGTTCTTGCACTAACAATCCCCATAGGAGTCCTGAATTCCATCCAGAACGCCTATGTGTCTAGGCACATGATGTTCCGAAGCCTCTTTTACCGGAGCCTCGGGGCCATGATTCCATCGGGCATCGCGGGTATCGTGGCGGCTTTGTATGGGGCTGGAATCTGGGCTATAGTCATCCAGCAACTTTCCATCAGCGTTTTAAACATCGTCATCCTGTGGGTAATCGTTCCCTGGCACCCGAGTTTCAATTTTTCGGGAACACGTCTCAAATCACTATTCAGTTTCGGCTGGAAACTGCTCTGTTCCTCGCTTCTGGACGCCTGCTATTCAAACCTGCGCGGGCTCATCATAGGAAAGGTATTCACCCCAGCAGACCTCGCCTACTATAACCGCGGCGACCATTTTCCGAACCTGGTCGTGAACAACATCAACAATTCTATTCAGTCCGTGATGTTGCCTTCGCTTTCTGCATACCAGGATGACCGTCCCATGATGAAGAAACTCATGCGGCGTTCCATCGTCACGACGTCATTCCTGATTCTTCCGATGATGGCCGGGCTTGCCATTCTCGCCAAGCCCCTTATTCTTTTCCTACTCGGAGAAAAGTGGCTCCCGTGCGTACCCTTCGTACAAGTTTACTGTTTCATCTATGCATTCCGCCCGATTCACACATCGAACCTTTCCGCAATAAACGCCATGGGCCGAAGCGACATATTCCTAAAACTTGAAATCATCAAGGAATTCGTCGGCATAGGCATTCTTCTCGGGAGTCTATTCCTCTTCAAGACGCCCATCGGTATTGCGTACGGCGCGGCATTCGGAACACTCATCAGCGCATTCATCAATGCACATCCCAACAAGAAACTGATGCAATACGGCTATCTAGAACAACTAAGGGACATTTTGCCATCATTCCTATTGTCTATTTTCATGGCCGGATGCCTTTACCTTTTCAGCCTCCTTGATATTCCTCTATATTTTTCGGCAATTCTACAAATTCTGCTAGGCATCGTCATCTACATCGGAACGGCCAAAATACTACATTTCGAATGTCTAGACTACCTAGTTAACACCATCAAAGGATTCCGTCATGGAAGATAA
- a CDS encoding polysaccharide biosynthesis tyrosine autokinase: MASSSKKEETDLFDLLKNIAKNWQIMVPCLILAGIIGVFVAMWIRPIYKVDALLQIESKNGKNVGMMAGLGNLFSTTSPAETEIELIMSRQIIGEAVEKMHLQYEATPISKINRILHQEGRMELSAFEVPWSKLPPDEETGPWHAVVIDSNHYYLLDHNKKKFLECTVSQTCRAPYAGDTVTINVFYMDAEPKQKFKLQKMERLDAIASFKSKFKVKERGKKTGILEFSYQDIYPDRATSILNEIATTYLRQNVEQRNAEAQKTLEFLEKQLPDVKAQMDSSLLKYNTYRNRVGSIDINAETRLVLEKRTKLQQNLLDLQQKKQSAIRLFQPEHPTIKTLEEQENALKRELASNYNETKKLPSTQQEVLKLTNEVDMSKIMYTTMLNNIQQLKLVSAGEVGSVRIIDFAEPALRPAKPKKPLIISAALFIGLLFGFALISIKSKLSSGVRDANFIERETGFSVYAKVPKGNPKGTKGTRPLAVVEPDDVAVESLRALRSSLEFSMEDGQRRIIGVSGLIPGVGKSFISVNLAALCAGLGKKVLLIDADLRKGRLHKEFGIKRGKGLSQVLLHNATLDEVICSTEVENLDIIPCGNVPSNPSELLGSKHYTSTIDELEKKYDLIIVDTPPIMLVTDAALACRVASQIVMVIEYNKHSIDAIKDGMKQLLKGNNDVHASFVINKYEHSHSDGYGYKYGKY, translated from the coding sequence ATGGCTTCGTCATCGAAAAAAGAAGAAACCGATCTTTTTGATCTTCTAAAGAACATCGCCAAAAACTGGCAGATAATGGTTCCGTGCCTAATCCTAGCCGGAATTATCGGCGTATTCGTCGCCATGTGGATTAGACCTATCTACAAGGTCGATGCGTTGCTACAGATTGAATCGAAAAACGGCAAGAACGTCGGGATGATGGCCGGCCTCGGAAACCTTTTCTCGACAACAAGCCCCGCCGAAACAGAAATCGAGCTCATCATGAGCCGCCAGATTATCGGCGAAGCCGTCGAAAAAATGCACTTGCAATACGAAGCGACCCCCATAAGCAAGATCAACAGGATTCTGCACCAGGAAGGTCGCATGGAACTCAGCGCCTTCGAGGTTCCCTGGAGTAAACTCCCTCCCGACGAAGAAACCGGCCCCTGGCATGCCGTCGTTATCGACAGCAATCACTACTACCTGCTAGACCACAACAAGAAAAAATTCCTGGAATGTACCGTAAGCCAGACATGCAGGGCTCCCTATGCCGGTGACACCGTCACGATCAACGTTTTCTACATGGATGCCGAACCCAAGCAGAAGTTCAAACTCCAGAAAATGGAAAGGCTCGACGCCATCGCCTCGTTCAAGAGCAAGTTCAAAGTGAAGGAACGTGGAAAAAAGACCGGCATCCTGGAATTCAGCTACCAGGACATCTACCCGGACCGTGCAACAAGCATCCTGAACGAAATTGCGACAACCTACCTGCGGCAGAACGTGGAACAGCGTAACGCCGAAGCGCAGAAGACCCTTGAATTCCTGGAAAAGCAGCTGCCCGACGTAAAGGCCCAGATGGACAGTTCGCTCCTGAAGTACAACACCTACAGGAACCGCGTCGGTTCCATCGATATCAATGCGGAAACGCGCCTCGTGCTCGAGAAACGCACCAAGTTGCAGCAGAACCTTCTCGATTTGCAGCAGAAGAAGCAGAGCGCCATCCGACTGTTCCAGCCGGAGCACCCGACCATTAAGACTCTCGAGGAACAGGAAAACGCGCTGAAGCGTGAACTCGCCAGCAACTATAACGAGACAAAGAAACTTCCCTCCACACAGCAGGAAGTCCTGAAGCTCACAAACGAAGTGGACATGAGCAAGATCATGTACACAACCATGCTCAACAACATCCAGCAGTTGAAGCTTGTATCCGCAGGCGAAGTCGGCTCAGTCCGTATCATCGACTTTGCAGAACCTGCCCTGCGCCCCGCAAAACCCAAGAAACCTCTAATCATCTCCGCCGCTCTCTTTATCGGGCTCTTGTTCGGTTTCGCATTAATCTCCATCAAGAGCAAACTGAGCAGCGGAGTCCGCGACGCGAACTTCATCGAACGCGAAACGGGATTCAGCGTCTACGCGAAAGTCCCGAAGGGGAATCCGAAGGGAACCAAGGGAACGCGCCCGCTTGCCGTTGTCGAACCCGACGATGTGGCAGTGGAATCGTTGCGCGCCCTCCGCAGTTCTCTCGAATTCAGCATGGAAGACGGACAGCGCAGGATTATCGGCGTAAGCGGACTTATCCCCGGTGTGGGCAAGAGCTTTATCTCGGTTAACCTTGCCGCCCTGTGCGCCGGCCTTGGCAAGAAGGTCCTCCTTATTGACGCCGACCTCCGCAAGGGCCGCCTGCACAAGGAATTCGGCATCAAGCGCGGCAAGGGTCTTTCGCAGGTCCTATTGCACAACGCAACCCTCGACGAGGTCATTTGCAGCACCGAAGTCGAAAACCTCGATATCATCCCCTGTGGAAACGTCCCGAGCAACCCTTCCGAACTGCTCGGTTCCAAGCACTACACAAGCACTATCGACGAATTGGAAAAGAAGTACGACCTCATCATTGTCGACACGCCGCCTATCATGCTCGTAACCGACGCCGCACTTGCATGCCGCGTCGCATCGCAGATTGTCATGGTCATCGAATACAACAAGCACAGTATTGACGCCATCAAGGACGGCATGAAGCAGTTGCTCAAGGGCAACAACGATGTTCACGCCAGTTTCGTCATTAACAAGTACGAACACAGCCACAGCGATGGTTACGGCTACAAGTACGGGAAATACTAA
- the sppA gene encoding signal peptide peptidase SppA, which yields MKKLIAIVFTAVCASFAYIPGESGFVSLDYGQGVFGNPAGLSAFDSKGALLGYQYDNEISVFRAGVNLNRVGVGFDYRTDGEHFDESRWNLTYSFPMFSRLLFSGTRAMAFRSADFQGTEWVLDQGFIVRPTSFFSLGYMCENLLYLGPQSQERVHSFGATLRLGNLLAVSYDWEDFEKHRLLLEMGFYGFRFGLQMPLYGEDEWRLTVSTSIGGYNDFALTFFDDFLPKRGVWGFHSARNPNASRFARIVRVPLNTDVVEVAQGLPFFGTKKIGIAEVRNLFEHLLRDPAAGLVILDFSGYSGDVGVSSEIDRMVTQLRARGSKVVAYMDDIRPSVLLAASSVDRVVAEPSAHFAWRGLGGNSLYYKGFFDKIGVKVEFLRHGAYKSAVEPYVADSMSVEARENREALYKDLWQSLSARIALRGGGNSYRRMQQLDSLAKEPIVAASGAVKANLVDTLLYIDQVPAYALKTFFDLDAPQARYSDWYPTDRKVFSESWRRRAKIAVLNIDGTIDSDMERYASEALRTLPGNVAAVILRISSPGGSALASDKIWGAVKAVRGREIPVVASIGSMGASGAYYIACGADKIIAEPHSIVGSIGIYGGKIDATGLLSKLGVRAEPVKSHEHADAQTFARPWSESEKAALQQYMDEFYDRFVGIVSEQTGVPKATVDSAYGGGRVFVGQKALQYGLVQGLGGIDLAIKEARTLAGIGEGREIELISLATGDTRLVTEQPLRTLANFFDDIGQVSLWAIDPFLWNMEP from the coding sequence ATGAAAAAGTTGATTGCTATTGTCTTTACGGCTGTTTGTGCTTCTTTTGCCTACATTCCGGGCGAATCGGGCTTCGTTTCTCTTGACTATGGGCAGGGCGTCTTCGGGAACCCCGCCGGCCTATCTGCGTTCGATTCGAAAGGGGCCCTGCTTGGCTACCAGTACGATAACGAGATTTCCGTTTTCCGTGCCGGAGTAAACCTCAATCGCGTGGGTGTCGGGTTTGACTACCGTACCGATGGAGAGCACTTCGACGAATCCCGCTGGAACCTCACGTATTCCTTCCCGATGTTCTCGCGTCTGCTATTTTCCGGTACGCGAGCCATGGCGTTCCGTAGCGCCGATTTCCAGGGTACGGAATGGGTGCTTGACCAGGGCTTTATCGTGCGCCCGACTTCGTTCTTCTCGCTTGGGTACATGTGCGAAAACCTGCTCTATTTGGGCCCGCAGTCGCAGGAACGCGTCCATAGCTTTGGTGCGACGCTCCGCCTGGGCAACCTCCTTGCGGTAAGTTACGACTGGGAAGATTTCGAGAAGCATAGGCTGCTCCTGGAAATGGGATTCTATGGGTTCCGTTTTGGTCTCCAGATGCCCCTTTATGGCGAAGATGAATGGCGCCTTACGGTATCCACGTCAATCGGTGGATACAACGATTTTGCTCTTACATTCTTTGACGATTTCCTCCCGAAGCGCGGTGTGTGGGGCTTCCATTCAGCCCGCAATCCGAATGCATCCCGGTTTGCGCGTATCGTACGCGTACCCTTGAATACAGATGTCGTGGAAGTGGCGCAGGGCCTACCGTTCTTCGGAACGAAAAAGATAGGCATTGCCGAAGTGCGTAATTTGTTCGAACACCTGCTGCGCGATCCTGCGGCTGGCCTTGTCATTCTTGACTTCTCGGGGTATAGCGGCGATGTGGGTGTTTCTAGCGAAATCGACCGCATGGTGACGCAGCTTAGGGCGCGTGGCTCGAAGGTTGTCGCCTATATGGACGATATCCGCCCCTCCGTGCTCCTGGCGGCTTCGTCAGTGGACCGTGTTGTAGCCGAGCCTTCTGCTCACTTTGCCTGGCGCGGCCTAGGCGGCAATTCGCTCTACTACAAGGGATTTTTTGACAAGATTGGCGTGAAGGTGGAATTCCTGCGGCATGGTGCGTACAAGTCGGCCGTTGAACCGTATGTTGCCGATTCTATGTCGGTCGAGGCCCGCGAAAATAGGGAAGCCCTATACAAGGACTTGTGGCAGTCTCTGTCGGCCCGTATCGCGCTTCGTGGTGGCGGAAACTCTTACAGGAGGATGCAGCAGCTGGACTCGCTGGCCAAGGAGCCTATTGTCGCCGCGTCGGGTGCGGTGAAGGCGAATCTTGTCGATACGCTCCTCTATATCGATCAGGTTCCCGCCTATGCTCTCAAGACGTTCTTTGACCTGGATGCCCCGCAGGCGCGTTACAGTGACTGGTACCCGACCGATCGCAAGGTGTTTTCTGAAAGCTGGCGCCGCCGTGCGAAAATCGCAGTGCTGAATATTGACGGAACGATTGACTCCGACATGGAACGCTACGCTTCCGAAGCTCTCCGCACGCTTCCCGGAAATGTCGCTGCCGTTATCTTGCGCATTTCCTCTCCGGGTGGTAGCGCCCTTGCTTCCGATAAGATTTGGGGAGCGGTCAAGGCTGTTCGTGGGCGTGAAATTCCCGTGGTTGCAAGTATAGGTAGTATGGGTGCCTCGGGGGCGTACTATATCGCGTGCGGTGCCGACAAGATTATCGCCGAGCCCCACTCCATCGTGGGGAGTATCGGCATTTATGGCGGTAAGATCGATGCTACGGGCCTGCTGAGCAAACTGGGCGTACGTGCTGAACCGGTCAAGAGCCATGAGCATGCCGATGCGCAGACCTTCGCTCGCCCGTGGAGCGAATCCGAGAAGGCGGCTCTCCAGCAGTACATGGATGAGTTCTACGACCGCTTCGTCGGGATTGTCTCGGAACAGACCGGAGTCCCGAAGGCGACTGTCGATTCGGCGTATGGTGGCGGCCGCGTGTTCGTGGGTCAGAAGGCTCTCCAGTATGGACTTGTACAGGGGCTCGGCGGCATTGACCTTGCCATCAAGGAGGCGCGTACGCTTGCCGGTATCGGCGAAGGTCGCGAAATCGAACTTATCTCGCTTGCAACAGGTGATACCCGCCTCGTGACGGAACAGCCACTGCGTACCCTTGCGAATTTCTTTGACGATATCGGGCAGGTGAGCCTGTGGGCCATCGACCCGTTCTTGTGGAATATGGAACCCTGA
- a CDS encoding hemolysin family protein, translating to MLAIVLTVLCCLFFSAFCSVTEASFYSVPPATVEFLQKNKKFTAKYLTHVKDNIDRYIASVLIVNTVANTVGASLATALAVKRLSSTGAMALPIILTILILLFGEITPKTLGVKQAKTFAPLVAVPFYYITKILSWTGLIWLCLTLTKHWTHEDEEKKDVSIEDINSLVSLGLREEVIDRQQASVIKNILSLKSVAARKVMTPRQVVFSLPADKTIGETVDELGNWPFSRVPLYAESKDRWIGIVLRRDAYNKLAEGERDVTLRKLMRPLQLIPDSVMLDKLLLRFLKQRGHMVGVVDEFGAIAGIVSLEDVLEEILGREIVDEYDESVNLQETARRRSKALAFMRKNYPKESRK from the coding sequence ATGCTCGCAATTGTCCTTACCGTCCTATGTTGCCTCTTCTTCTCGGCGTTCTGCTCCGTGACGGAGGCGTCGTTCTACAGTGTGCCGCCCGCGACGGTGGAGTTCTTGCAGAAGAACAAGAAGTTTACGGCGAAGTACCTCACGCACGTGAAGGATAACATCGATCGTTACATTGCCTCGGTGCTTATCGTGAATACGGTGGCGAATACTGTCGGTGCGTCGCTTGCCACGGCTCTCGCGGTAAAGCGCCTTTCCTCTACGGGAGCGATGGCATTACCGATAATCCTTACCATCCTTATCCTGCTTTTCGGTGAAATTACGCCCAAGACGCTCGGAGTCAAGCAGGCCAAGACGTTTGCCCCGCTGGTCGCCGTGCCGTTCTACTATATCACGAAGATTCTCAGCTGGACCGGCCTTATCTGGCTCTGCCTCACGCTAACCAAGCACTGGACGCACGAGGACGAGGAGAAGAAGGATGTGAGCATCGAGGACATCAACAGCCTCGTGAGTCTCGGCCTCCGCGAGGAGGTTATCGATAGGCAGCAGGCGTCTGTCATCAAGAATATTCTTTCGCTCAAGTCGGTTGCCGCTCGCAAGGTGATGACTCCGCGTCAGGTGGTGTTCAGCCTCCCTGCCGACAAGACTATCGGTGAGACTGTCGACGAACTTGGGAACTGGCCGTTCTCGCGAGTTCCCCTGTATGCCGAAAGCAAGGACCGTTGGATAGGAATCGTGCTCCGTCGCGATGCCTACAACAAGTTGGCGGAAGGGGAACGCGATGTTACGCTCCGCAAGCTCATGCGCCCCCTGCAGCTGATACCCGACAGTGTCATGCTTGACAAGTTGCTTCTCCGCTTTTTGAAACAGCGCGGGCACATGGTCGGCGTTGTTGACGAGTTCGGCGCCATCGCTGGTATCGTGAGCCTTGAGGATGTGCTCGAAGAAATCCTTGGTCGTGAAATTGTCGATGAGTACGACGAGTCCGTAAACTTGCAGGAAACGGCCCGCCGTCGCAGCAAGGCGCTTGCCTTCATGCGCAAGAACTATCCGAAGGAAAGTAGGAAGTAG
- the rplM gene encoding 50S ribosomal protein L13 — MKTITVNPKSVTRKWKLVDAADKPMGRVASEVARLLMGKHKAIYSPNVDTGDFVVVINAGKVAVTGNKNLNKEYFHHTGHIAGERWINFADLMAKDPTAPLTAAIWGMLPHSALGHKMVKKLKIYAGAEHPHAAQNPEVVDF; from the coding sequence ATGAAGACCATTACGGTAAACCCGAAGTCCGTCACCCGCAAGTGGAAGCTTGTGGATGCCGCCGACAAGCCGATGGGACGCGTTGCAAGCGAAGTTGCTCGCCTCCTCATGGGCAAGCACAAGGCCATCTATTCCCCGAACGTCGACACTGGTGACTTCGTTGTTGTCATCAACGCCGGCAAGGTTGCCGTTACCGGCAACAAGAACCTGAACAAGGAATACTTCCACCACACCGGTCACATCGCCGGCGAACGCTGGATCAACTTTGCCGACCTCATGGCGAAGGACCCGACCGCCCCGCTGACCGCTGCTATCTGGGGTATGCTCCCGCACAGCGCTCTTGGCCACAAGATGGTTAAGAAACTCAAAATCTATGCCGGCGCCGAACATCCGCACGCTGCGCAGAACCCCGAAGTCGTTGACTTCTAA
- the rpsI gene encoding 30S ribosomal protein S9 — MATAKNKKIYRGTGRRKNAIAAVILKPGTGKRTINGRDFKDYFHSEVQNMIANLPFAILGNAEEWDVEVTARGGGIAGQMGAVRLGISRALVANDAEVKPALKKEGLMTRDARAVERKKFGRKKARKHFQFSKR; from the coding sequence ATCGCTACCGCAAAGAACAAGAAGATCTACCGTGGCACGGGCCGCCGCAAGAACGCCATCGCCGCTGTGATCCTGAAGCCGGGTACCGGCAAGCGCACTATCAATGGTCGTGATTTCAAGGATTACTTCCATTCTGAAGTGCAGAACATGATTGCCAACCTTCCGTTCGCCATCCTCGGCAACGCGGAAGAATGGGACGTCGAAGTCACCGCTCGTGGCGGTGGAATCGCCGGCCAGATGGGCGCTGTCCGTCTTGGCATCTCTCGCGCTCTCGTCGCCAACGACGCCGAAGTGAAGCCCGCCCTCAAGAAGGAAGGTCTCATGACTCGTGACGCTCGTGCCGTTGAACGTAAGAAGTTCGGCCGCAAGAAGGCCCGTAAGCACTTCCAGTTCAGCAAGCGCTAA